Proteins from a single region of Tissierellales bacterium:
- a CDS encoding ATP-binding cassette domain-containing protein, whose amino-acid sequence MKEIIRLKNLRKIYKMGEEKIIAVDNINFSVEEKDFIFLLGTSGSGKSTLLNLMVGLEEPKS is encoded by the coding sequence TTGAAGGAAATAATAAGGCTAAAAAATCTAAGAAAAATATATAAAATGGGTGAAGAAAAAATCATTGCAGTCGATAATATAAATTTTTCTGTAGAAGAAAAAGATTTTATTTTTTTATTAGGAACTTCTGGCTCTGGTAAAAGTACACTTTTAAATCTTATGGTAGGGTTAGAAGAACCTAAGAGCTGA